A single Phragmites australis chromosome 4, lpPhrAust1.1, whole genome shotgun sequence DNA region contains:
- the LOC133916130 gene encoding large ribosomal subunit protein eL22z-like — protein MARGVAAAAAKGGKKKGSVAFVIDCAKPVEDKIMEIASLEKFLQERIKVAGGKAGNLGEGVTVSRDKSKVTVTSDGPFSKRYLKYLTKKYLKKHNVRDWLRVIAANKDRSVYELRYFNIAENEGEEED, from the exons ATGGCGCgcggcgtggcggcggcggcggcgaagggcgGCAAGAAGAAGGGCTCGGTCGCGTTCGTGATCGACTGCGCCAAGCCCGTGGAggacaagatcatggagatcgcGTCGCTCGAGAAGTTCCTGCAGGAGCGCATCAAGGTCGCGGGCGGCAAGGCCGGCAACCTCGGCGAGGGAGTCACCGTCTCCCGCGACAAGAGCAAGGTCACCGTCACCTCCGACGGGCCCTTCTCCAAGAG GTACTTGAAGTACTTGACCAAGAAGTACCTGAAGAAGCACAACGTACGTGACTGGCTTCGGGTTATCGCAGCCAACAAGGATCGCAGTGTGTATGAGCTCCGGTACTTCAACATTGCTGAGAacgagggcgaggaggaggattAG
- the LOC133916129 gene encoding uncharacterized protein LOC133916129 produces the protein MAATAVAASLSVARGLGKPLCVGNASSLRACASPGEAMRPARMTVVRASAHKQHPAKEWAAAAAVAAALVLPEVAEAAPGLSPSLKNFLLSIVSGGVVLIAIVGAVVAVSNFDPVKRG, from the coding sequence atggccgccaccgccgtcgcggCGTCTCTATCCGTGGCCCGGGGGCTCGGGAAGCCCCTTTGCGTCGGCAACGCGTCGTCGCTGCGCGCCTGCGCCTCGCCGGGGGAGGCGATGAGGCCGGCCAGGATGACCGTCGTGCGGGCTTCGGCGCACAAGCAGCATCCCGCGAAGGAGTGGGCGGCCGCGGCAGCCGTTGCAGCGGCGCTGGTGCTGCCGGAGGTCGCGGAGGCCGCGCCGGGGCTGTCGCCGTCGCTCAAGAACTTCCTCCTCAGCATCGTCTCCGGCGGGGTCGTGCTCATCGCCATCGTCGGCGCCGTCGTCGCCGTCTCCAACTTCGACCCCGTCAAGCGGGGCTGA